Proteins encoded by one window of Streptomyces sp. LX-29:
- a CDS encoding carboxyl transferase domain-containing protein, with translation MTGTRPRTPVLQLIETVVDPDSWQSWDVPVQVTPADPDYRADLERARERTGLDESVITGEGRLRGRRVAVVACEFAFLAGSIGVAAGERLVRAVERATRERLPLLAAPASGGTRMQEGTIAFLQMVKVAAAITEHKAAGLPYLVYLRHPTTGGVLASWGSLGHVTAAEPGALIGFLGPRVHEALYGEEFPPGVQLAENLLANGLVDAVLPADGLATATARALRVLCSDGTDAVDDDGGVGGDGGVGGDGGVVGDGGAGGGGNVDGDGGGGRGVGADGETEAGVVSGPGATGPGAPSTAESIRRSRRPERPGVVELLRVAARDVTPLSGTGAGEHDPGLLLALARVGGAPCVVLGHDRGDHPGQGVGQALGPAGLRTARRGMRIAAELGLPLLTVVDTAGAALSKEAEEGGLAGEIARCLADMVTLPAPTLCLLLGQGAGGAALALLPADRVVAARHAWLSPLPPEGASAILYRTTDRAYEVADRQGVSSADLLAHGIVDRIVEETAEETAEETAEDRGAEAAADASADVTVTDAADRPRAFLTRLGEVLGAELAALRAQDRTERLAARRARHRGLGLPG, from the coding sequence ATGACCGGAACCCGTCCGCGCACGCCCGTCCTCCAGCTGATCGAGACCGTTGTCGACCCCGACAGCTGGCAATCCTGGGACGTGCCGGTCCAGGTCACCCCCGCCGACCCGGACTACCGAGCCGATCTGGAGCGGGCGCGCGAGCGCACCGGCCTCGACGAGTCGGTGATCACCGGCGAAGGGCGGCTGCGGGGACGCCGGGTGGCGGTCGTGGCCTGCGAGTTCGCCTTTCTGGCCGGGTCCATCGGGGTGGCCGCGGGGGAGCGGCTGGTGCGGGCCGTGGAGCGGGCCACCCGAGAGCGGCTGCCGTTGCTGGCCGCGCCCGCCTCGGGAGGCACCCGGATGCAGGAGGGCACCATCGCCTTCCTCCAGATGGTGAAGGTCGCCGCGGCGATCACCGAGCACAAGGCGGCCGGTCTGCCCTACCTCGTCTATCTGCGCCACCCCACCACCGGCGGAGTCCTCGCCTCCTGGGGCTCCCTCGGCCATGTCACCGCGGCCGAGCCGGGCGCCCTGATCGGCTTCCTGGGCCCGCGGGTCCACGAGGCCCTGTACGGCGAGGAGTTCCCGCCCGGCGTCCAACTCGCGGAGAACCTGCTGGCCAACGGTCTGGTCGACGCGGTGCTGCCCGCCGACGGACTCGCCACCGCGACCGCGCGTGCGCTGCGGGTGCTCTGCTCGGACGGCACGGACGCGGTCGACGACGACGGCGGTGTGGGCGGCGACGGCGGTGTGGGCGGCGACGGCGGTGTGGTCGGTGACGGCGGCGCGGGCGGCGGCGGCAACGTGGACGGTGACGGCGGTGGGGGCAGGGGAGTGGGCGCGGACGGCGAGACAGAGGCGGGCGTCGTCTCCGGTCCCGGCGCGACGGGGCCCGGCGCACCGTCCACCGCGGAGTCCATCCGGCGCTCCCGGCGTCCCGAACGCCCCGGTGTGGTGGAGCTGTTGCGGGTCGCGGCCCGGGACGTCACCCCGCTGAGCGGCACCGGCGCCGGCGAGCACGACCCGGGGCTGCTGCTCGCGCTGGCGCGGGTGGGCGGCGCCCCGTGCGTGGTCCTCGGGCACGACCGCGGCGACCACCCCGGCCAAGGCGTCGGGCAGGCCCTCGGCCCGGCCGGGCTGCGCACCGCCCGGCGCGGCATGCGGATCGCCGCCGAGCTCGGCCTGCCGCTGCTCACCGTGGTCGACACCGCGGGCGCGGCGCTCAGCAAGGAGGCCGAAGAGGGCGGCCTCGCGGGGGAGATCGCCCGTTGCCTGGCCGACATGGTGACGCTGCCGGCGCCGACGCTGTGCCTGCTGCTGGGCCAGGGCGCCGGCGGAGCCGCGCTCGCCCTGCTTCCCGCGGACCGCGTGGTGGCGGCCCGGCACGCCTGGCTGTCCCCGCTCCCCCCGGAGGGGGCCTCCGCGATCCTCTACCGCACCACGGACCGGGCCTACGAGGTCGCCGACCGCCAGGGGGTCAGCTCCGCGGATCTGCTCGCCCACGGCATCGTGGACCGCATCGTGGAGGAGACGGCGGAGGAGACGGCGGAGGAGACGGCGGAGGACAGGGGGGCCGAGGCCGCGGCGGACGCGTCGGCGGACGTCACTGTGACCGACGCGGCGGACCGCCCGCGCGCCTTCCTCACTCGTCTGGGTGAGGTCCTCGGCGCCGAACTCGCCGCCCTGCGCGCCCAGGACCGCACCGAGCGGCTCGCCGCCCGCCGCGCCCGGCACCGCGGCCTGGGGCTGCCGGGCTGA
- a CDS encoding ATP-grasp domain-containing protein produces the protein MRLHLLALNPTDSVTQGFLPAAARLGLAVTLLTDQPAAHELAYRRHAAAGGELPPLTVVHCDVRDARVVISHLSAASAREGRRPDAVFTNSDHLQVQAALAAEFFGLPGKDWRAALRAKDKAELRRTLTETGADTVWSAELLPGADPEELAAAEVPYPCVVKPREGVASEDVVLVADRAELVARCRAIQDRRPGQALVVEEFLDGPLRTLETLGDGTILHALAAFHTELSPPPYFLEERLELLPEPPRPHTGQVLAQLRALGVGFGACHTEYVVQNDQARLIEVNYRAIGDQCDLMLAELLDIPLFAHILRTHLGEPLPADLGARTDGRARMEYVMADRAGRLVAAPPASVRVVDGVRLDYRPLREIGEEHPRYHTNRDFLGVLRATGTDQGRIDEAVAGFLAAHRWEIAS, from the coding sequence GTGCGGCTTCACCTGCTGGCGCTCAACCCCACCGACTCCGTCACCCAGGGCTTCCTCCCCGCCGCGGCCCGGCTCGGGTTGGCCGTGACGTTGCTCACCGACCAGCCGGCCGCCCATGAGCTGGCCTACCGGCGCCATGCCGCGGCCGGCGGCGAGCTGCCCCCACTGACCGTCGTCCACTGCGACGTACGCGACGCCCGCGTGGTCATCAGCCACCTCTCCGCGGCCTCCGCGCGGGAGGGCAGACGGCCGGACGCCGTCTTCACCAACAGCGACCACCTCCAGGTCCAGGCGGCGCTCGCCGCGGAGTTCTTCGGGCTGCCGGGCAAGGACTGGCGGGCGGCGCTGCGCGCCAAGGACAAGGCGGAGCTGCGCCGGACCCTCACGGAGACCGGCGCGGACACCGTCTGGTCCGCGGAGCTCCTCCCCGGCGCGGACCCGGAGGAGCTGGCCGCGGCCGAGGTGCCGTACCCCTGTGTCGTCAAGCCGCGCGAGGGGGTGGCCAGCGAGGACGTGGTGCTGGTCGCGGACCGCGCGGAGCTCGTGGCGCGCTGCCGCGCCATCCAGGACCGACGCCCCGGACAGGCCCTGGTCGTCGAGGAGTTCCTGGACGGGCCGCTGCGGACCCTGGAGACCCTCGGCGACGGCACCATTCTGCACGCCCTCGCCGCCTTCCACACCGAACTCTCCCCGCCCCCTTACTTCCTGGAGGAGCGGCTCGAACTGCTCCCCGAACCGCCGCGGCCCCACACCGGCCAGGTGCTCGCCCAACTGCGGGCGCTCGGCGTCGGCTTCGGCGCCTGCCACACCGAGTACGTCGTCCAGAACGACCAGGCCCGGTTGATAGAGGTCAACTACCGGGCCATCGGCGACCAGTGCGACCTGATGCTGGCCGAGCTGCTCGACATACCGCTGTTCGCGCACATCCTCCGCACCCACCTGGGCGAGCCGCTCCCCGCCGACCTCGGGGCGCGCACCGACGGCAGGGCGCGCATGGAGTACGTCATGGCCGACCGCGCCGGCCGGCTCGTCGCCGCGCCCCCCGCGAGCGTGCGCGTCGTCGACGGCGTACGGCTGGACTACCGCCCGCTGCGGGAGATCGGCGAGGAACACCCGCGCTACCACACCAACCGCGACTTCCTCGGCGTGCTGCGCGCCACCGGCACCGACCAGGGGCGCATCGACGAGGCGGTGGCCGGCTTCCTCGCCGCCCACCGCTGGGAGATCGCGTCATGA
- a CDS encoding IucA/IucC family protein, whose translation MRAEADPTADTDPTADTDPTADTDPQTPPAPARPTPTSSPAAPARPTPTPAAPARLNGAPPATGAATPADPAEAGLLQRVLSTLLREDAYGLRARARALRRPDGDWLRTPLRGAGHLLLPVGPDGFQGDLAVRRPLLEYEPPPGGMAPTTHTTLDGALARLKQAVAPEDHGRYDTFVAECRRELESARVLGRVRPGVLARLAGQYGERPAEQWAGPSGAVAYDTLAAFRGHPVHPTGRARSGLSAEQIRTHAAEFHPAFALRWLALPREAVTGDPAQLPAWWPSPGALGLPPFLDHSHLALPVHPLTAGRALAAARRACGPYEAHLAERPWLDVRPTLSMRTVAVAADPTVHLKLPLATATLGARNRRSIKPGTLTDGAVAQRLLEAVLAREPRLAATVLLADETTHLHADQEFLAALIRRQPTGLGHCQVVPIAALLARTPSGALVADALADRFYGGDLTAFLDAYLTVLFDVHTTLFGYGIALESHQQNTSLVVDAPDGRPRLRLLIKDHDGPRVFAVRLAGVLGGAAAADLCGFDDRRILTRGDGPVADVFTTITVHLCAAALAFELAALGRLPLDPLLRLLRTRLAEAVHRLDGTAPGAPGAVLRARVLDARRLPVKAMVTAGTLYTKERSRAADINKHYTSGPNYLLRGRPR comes from the coding sequence ATGAGGGCCGAGGCCGACCCGACGGCCGACACCGACCCGACGGCCGACACCGACCCGACGGCCGACACCGACCCTCAGACGCCGCCCGCGCCCGCGCGGCCCACGCCCACGTCCTCACCCGCCGCGCCAGCGCGGCCCACGCCCACGCCCGCCGCGCCCGCGCGGCTCAACGGCGCGCCCCCGGCCACCGGCGCGGCCACCCCCGCCGACCCCGCCGAAGCCGGCCTCCTCCAGCGCGTCCTCAGCACCCTGCTCCGGGAGGACGCCTACGGGCTGCGCGCCCGCGCCCGCGCGCTGCGCCGCCCGGACGGCGACTGGCTGCGCACCCCGCTGCGCGGAGCCGGACACCTGCTGCTGCCGGTCGGGCCCGACGGCTTCCAGGGCGATCTCGCCGTCCGTCGCCCGCTGTTGGAGTACGAGCCGCCGCCCGGCGGCATGGCGCCCACCACCCACACCACGCTCGACGGGGCGCTGGCCCGGCTCAAGCAGGCCGTCGCGCCCGAGGACCACGGCCGCTACGACACCTTCGTCGCCGAGTGCCGCCGGGAGCTGGAGTCGGCGCGGGTGCTGGGCCGGGTGCGCCCCGGGGTGCTCGCCCGGCTGGCCGGCCAGTACGGCGAGCGGCCGGCCGAACAGTGGGCGGGGCCGTCCGGCGCCGTCGCCTACGACACCCTCGCCGCCTTCCGTGGCCACCCGGTCCACCCCACCGGCCGCGCCCGCTCCGGCCTCTCGGCGGAGCAGATCCGCACCCACGCCGCCGAGTTCCACCCCGCCTTCGCGCTGCGCTGGCTCGCCCTGCCGCGCGAGGCCGTCACCGGGGACCCTGCCCAGCTGCCCGCGTGGTGGCCGTCGCCAGGGGCGCTGGGGCTGCCGCCCTTCCTGGACCACAGCCACCTCGCCCTCCCGGTCCACCCGCTGACCGCCGGGCGGGCGCTGGCCGCCGCGCGCCGCGCCTGCGGACCGTACGAGGCCCACCTGGCCGAGCGCCCCTGGCTGGACGTACGGCCGACGCTGTCGATGCGGACGGTCGCCGTCGCCGCCGATCCCACGGTGCACCTCAAACTGCCGCTGGCCACCGCCACCCTGGGCGCACGCAACCGGCGCTCCATCAAGCCCGGCACGCTCACCGACGGGGCGGTGGCGCAGCGGCTGCTGGAGGCGGTGCTCGCCCGCGAACCCCGGCTGGCCGCGACCGTGCTGCTCGCCGACGAGACCACCCACCTCCACGCCGACCAGGAGTTCCTGGCCGCGCTCATACGTCGACAGCCCACCGGACTCGGCCACTGCCAGGTGGTGCCCATAGCCGCGCTGCTGGCCCGCACCCCGAGCGGGGCGCTGGTCGCCGACGCGCTCGCCGACCGCTTCTACGGCGGAGACCTGACCGCGTTCCTCGACGCCTACCTGACCGTCCTGTTCGACGTCCACACCACGCTCTTCGGCTACGGCATCGCGCTGGAGTCGCACCAGCAGAACACCTCCCTGGTGGTGGACGCCCCGGACGGGCGCCCCCGACTGCGGCTGCTGATCAAGGACCACGACGGACCGCGGGTCTTCGCCGTACGACTGGCCGGCGTGCTCGGCGGAGCGGCCGCCGCCGACCTGTGCGGGTTCGACGACCGCAGGATCCTCACCCGCGGCGACGGGCCGGTCGCCGACGTCTTCACCACCATCACCGTGCACCTGTGCGCCGCCGCGCTCGCCTTCGAACTCGCCGCGCTGGGCCGGCTGCCGCTCGACCCGCTGCTGCGGCTGCTGCGTACCCGGCTCGCCGAGGCCGTCCACCGGCTGGACGGCACCGCGCCCGGCGCGCCCGGGGCCGTGCTGCGCGCCAGGGTGCTGGACGCCCGCCGGCTGCCGGTCAAGGCGATGGTCACCGCGGGCACCCTCTACACCAAGGAGCGCTCCCGCGCCGCCGACATCAACAAGCACTACACCAGCGGGCCGAACTACCTGCTGCGTGGACGCCCCCGGTGA